The following proteins come from a genomic window of Panicum hallii strain FIL2 chromosome 8, PHallii_v3.1, whole genome shotgun sequence:
- the LOC112872339 gene encoding uncharacterized protein LOC112872339, with protein sequence MAGEDSHKTLEKMKGKEDEVHKEDDNAKYDVSDGSKKSGHHKKKSKSKKIVIESSSSSTSSIEQPDSDDESFGPTMQQLFHRNAQAATILLSSLSREEFDKVDGLQSAKEIWDTLKVAHEGTKTIRKARIEMLEGELGRFAILDDETPQEMYTRLKKMINQIRNLGSKKWTDHEVVKRMIRAFSVRNITLCTMIRESPNYKRMTPEEVLGKIIKHEMMESEAKYVKSLSKGTSTSRGQDIALKANKKEKSKKVVQESSSSDNESDSSSLDDDDMALLMKNFNKLMRNRNYKGNKRYESSKRTKRNCYNCGKSGHYIANCPYEKKEDKEEKRKDKKEKKYFTKDKKYFKKKQRGEAHLGKEWDSDDESSDSDEEEVATLALNKTSLFPNLKDGKNITHTCLMAKGGKRKVKNHSMLLS encoded by the exons ATGGCCGGAGAAGATTCACACAAGACTCTTGAAAAGATGAAGGGCAAAGAAGATGAGGTGCACAAGGAAGACGACAACGCCAAGTATGATGTGTCCGATGGCTCCAAGAAGAGTGGACATCACAAGAAAAAAAGCAAGAGCAAGAAGATAGTGATTgagtcatcctcatcctcaacatcaa GTATTGAGCAGCCGGATAGCGATGATGAAAGTTTTGGACCAACCATGCAACAATTATTCCACCGCAATGCTCAAGCCGCAACCATCCTCCTCTCATCCTTGAGTAGAGAGGAATTTGATAAAGTGGATGGGTTACAAAGTGCCAAGGAGATATGGGACACTCTCAAAGTGGCACACGAAGGCACCAAGACTATTCGGAAGGCAAGAATTGAGATGCTTGAAGGAGAACTTGGGAGGTTTGCTATCTTGGATGATGAAACTCCCCAAGAGATGTACACAAGGCTCAAGAAGATGATCAATCAAATAAGGAATCTTGGAAGTAAGAAGTGGACCGACCATGAAGTGGTCAAAAGGATGATTAGGGCCTTTTCGGTGAGGAATATAACCTTATGTACCATGATAAGGGAAAGTCCTAACTATAAGAGGATGACACCGGAAGAAGTTCTTGGCAAGATCATCAAACATGAGATGATGGAAAGCGAGGCCAAGTATgtcaagagcttgtccaagggaACCTCAACCTCAAGAGGACAAGACATTGCCCTCAAGGCAAACAAGAAGGAAAAGAGCAAGAAAGTTGTCCAAGAGTCCTCATCAAGTGACAATGAAAGCGATAGCTCAAGCCTTGATGATGACGACATGGCTCTTCTCATGAAGAACTTCAACAAATTGATGAGAAACCGCAACTATAAGGGCAATAAGAGGTATGAGAGCTCCAAAAGGACAAAGAGAAATTGCTACAATTGCGGCAAGAGTGGGCATTACATTGCAAATTGCCCATATGAGAAGAAAGAagacaaggaagagaagaggaaggataagaaggagaagaaataCTTCACCAAGGACAAGAAGTACTTCAAGAAGAAACAACGTGGTGAAGCACATCTTGGTAAGGAGTGGGACTCCGATGATGAGAGCTCCGACTCGGATGAAGAAGAAGTAGCCACACTTGCTCTCAACAAGACCTCTCTCTTCCCAAATctcaaggatgggaaaaacatcactcacacttgtctcatGGCAAAGGGAGGTAAAAGAAAGGTAAAAAACCATTCCATGCTCCTCTCCTAA
- the LOC112903422 gene encoding protein ACCELERATED CELL DEATH 6-like, which produces MRNKCGETALHQAVRAGCKASMDKLMSVDPELAAFPSEADEGNTTSPLYLAISLGKEDIAKHLIQKSNGKLSCSGPDGRNVLHAAVTRRKALPMLLELFKDMTVQVQQGEGARRVSTVPLLSQLTMQRDIDGSTPLHLAASADRWSEAWVISKRFKHNWLWSKSTITLLLDANICSAYQPDNKGLYPIHIAALADNLGVTKVLLQRCPGCATLQDGKGRTFLHVATRPGIYKVARNACAQPELSTILNVRDNNGDTALHHAVHEGNLVAFNCLIQNPKVDLSIANKDELTPLDLSWVKIPQGLHYQSHPRVVISRTLLVVGAPAGGSRSDLFREKYIGEIDVGKMSQDLANTTQAMGIVSVLIATVTFASAFTLPGGYYQSSSDGGVAGTPILAGSYAFSAFILADALAFISSCLATFSLVFAGVPAMELSVRHKHIEISTMLLHASGASLMASFALGLYLVLAPIARAIAITVCMISYGALVFGNMEGWQMLRGLNTARARLGIRRLLATLSDLAPVAGLSAFFPFMILIVIFGLPAVIGDLGKTLSSLLAILGKVK; this is translated from the exons ATGCGGAACAAGTGTGGGGAGACCGCCCTGCACCAGGCGGTGCGCGCTGGCTGCAAGGCCTCAATGGACAAGCTCATGTCCGTGGATCCAGAGCTGGCCGCCTTTCCAAGTGAGGCTGATGAGGGTAACACAACCTCGCCGTTGTACCTGGCCATTTCATTGGGCAAGGAGGACATTGCAAAGCATCTAATCCAGAAAAGCAACGGCAAGCTATCCTGCTCCGGACCAGACGGGCGAAACGTTTTGCATGCAGCTGTAACTCGCAGAAAAG CGCTTCCAATGCTTTTGGAATTGTTCAAGGACATGACGGTCCAAGTGCAACAAGGGGAAGGGGCCAGACGAGTGAGCACTGTACCCCTTCTCTCGCAGCTCACTATGCAACGGGACATTGACGGGAGCACCCCTCTTCACTTGGCTGCATCAGCGGATCGGTGGTCTGAAGCGTGGGTCATCTCTAAAAGGTTCAAACACAATTGGCTATGGTCAAAATCAACAATCACACTGCTACTAGATGCCAACATTTGTTCGGCGTATCAACCGGACAATAAAGGGTTGTATCCCATACATATTGCCGCCTTGGCTGATAACCTTGGCGTCACCAAAGTCTTGCTTCAGAGGTGTCCGGGTTGTGCCACTCTGCAAGATGGCAAAGGAAGAACATTCCTCCATGTTGCTACCCGGCCAGGGATTTATAAAGTGGCTCGTAATGCCTGCGCACAGCCAGAGCTTTCAACGATCCTAAATGTGCGTGACAACAATGGGGACACCGCGCTTCACCATGCAGTCCATGAGGGAAATCTGGTAGCCTTTAACTGTCTGATTCAGAATCCCAAGGTGGATCTCAGTATAGCAAATAAGGATGAGCTGACACCTCTCGATCTTTCATGGGTTAAGATACCTCAAGGTTTACATTATCAATCG CATCCAAGAGTTGTAATATCGAGGACATTACTAGTGGTGGGAGCTCCAGCTGGGGGAAGTCGTTCTGACCTCTTCCGTGAAAAATATATTGGAGAAATAGACGTGGGAAAGATGTCGCAGGATTTGGCAAACACAACACAGGCCATGGGCATTGTATCTGTGCTTATTGCGACGGTGACATTTGCATCAGCTTTCACACTGCCTGGAGGTTATTATCAGTCATCGAGCGACGGTGGTGTGGCTGGGACGCCGATTCTCGCTGGGAGCTATGCGTTCAGTGCGTTCATTCTCGCCGATGCTTTGGCATTCATCAGTTCATGTTTGGCTACCTTCAGCCTGGTCTTTGCCGGGGTGCCTGCCATGGAGCTCTCTGTACGCCACAAGCATATCGAGATTTCTACGATGTTGCTGCATGCTTCAGGAGCAAGCTTAATGGCCTCCTTTGCCTTGGGGTTATACCTGGTGCTGGCACCAATTGCTCGTGCCATAGCGATCACGGTTTGTATGATTAGTTATGGAGCTTTGGTCTTTGGAAACATGGAAGGTTGGCAGATGCTCCGCGGGTTAAACACGGCCCGTGCCAGGTTAGGAATACGAAGACTGCTTGCAACATTGTCTGATTTAGCTCCAGTCGCCGGTCTTTCTGCGTTTTTCCCCTTCATGATCTTGATAGTAATATTCGGTCTCCCAGCAGTAATCGGTGATCTGGGCAAGACTCTCTCCAGTCTCCTAGCAATATTGGGGAAAGTGAAATAG